The Amycolatopsis coloradensis sequence CGCGCCACGAACGAGAAGACGCGCTGGTCTTGAGTAGCGATACTCAAGACAGGATCGCTTCTGACCTGCCATTCTTCGACCGTGGTCCCCCGAACGGCGCAGCGCCGACTCACCGACGGGCAACTCGCCGCGCTCGCGCTCGGCTCACTGTGGCTGCTCGGCACTCTGGGAGCGCTCACCGTGGGCTTGTTGCTCCCGCTCGCCGCGTTCCTGCACATTCCCTGGATCGCGTTGCCGGTGCCACTCGTGGCGATCGGCGTGGTCTACCTCATCGGTTTCGCGGCACCGGAGGCGTTTCCGTCCGTCGCGAACCCTTGGCCGCGGCTGGCGTGGGCCTTCGCGACCGGGATTTGCGGTGTTTTCGGCGCGATCTTCGTCCTGGAGGTGGCGGAGGCGTTCGATCCCTGGTTCGCCGTGCCGTTCCTCGGAGTGCCGGTGCTGCTCGTCGCGGGACTGTTCACCCGTGATCTCCGGGTGCGGATAGGCGCGGGTGTCCTTCTGGCCGCCCTGGTCGCGGGCGGGATCGCCGTCCCCGCGTCGCTGCCTCTGGACACCCCCGCACGGCGCCTCGCCTCGACCGGCGTCCCGCACGACCGCACCCTCGCGGCGGATCTCGGCCCGCAGCGGCTCCCGACCAAGACGACCGAAGACTCCGGGTCGCTGATCGTCGAGTACGCGCCTCAGCTGTGGATCTCGCCCGTCTGGACCTTCGCGACCGACGCCGTCGAGAGCTGCGAGACGTCGGTGAAGACCGCTTGGCGCCTCGAGAACGCGACGTGCGCCCAAGTCGGCGAAGGCGAGTTCATCCGGCGGAACGCGGACCGGATCGAGTTCATCCAGCGGCGCGGTGCCCTGTCGGTGCACCTCGCGGGGAACCACAACTGGAAGCCCGAGGAACTCCGCGAACTGGCCGGGAAGACCCATCCGCTGACCGACGCCGAGATCATCGCCGCCGTGCCGAAGTCACCCCGCGGGAACCGGACGGACGTCGTCGCGGGGTTCGCGACGTTCGTCCGGGCGATCTTCGTGGGCCGGTCCGTCGGCTATTGAGGGGAGCAAGGGACCTTTGCTATCGCCTCGGTGCCTGCGGATCCGTGAGGGGCCCCTTCAGGGCCCCAGAGTCCGTGAAGGCCTCCTTCACTACCTTCAGAGTAGGCAAGGAGGCCTTCACGGCACCGCCAAGCCGCCAAGAGAGCAAGGGACCTTTGCTAGCGTTCGTTAGCGCACTAACTAACGCCAGCAAAGGTCCCTTGCTCTCTTTCCGCTGGTCAGCGGACTGAAGCTCAGTAAGTCGGCAGGCTCTGGTCGATCTGCCGCGCCCAGGCCAGCACGCCGCCCCCGAGGTGGGTCGCGTCCTTGAACCCGGCCTTGTGCAGCGCCGCGAGCGCCTCCGCCGAACGCGCACCCGACTTGCAGTGCAGCACGATCGGCTTGTCCTGCGGCAGTTCCGCCAGCGCCTCACCCGAGAGGATCTTGTCCTTCGGGATCAGCGTCGCGCCCTTGATGTTCACGATCTCGTACTCGTGCGGCTCGCGGACGTCGATGAGGGCGAAGTTGTCGCCGTTGTCGAACTTGGCCTTGAGCTCCGCCGGAGTGATCGTGTGCCCCGAAGCGGCCGAAGCGGCTTCGTCGGACACAACACCACAGAACGCTTCGTAGTCGATGAGCTCGGTGATCTTCGGGGTCTCCGGATCCTTGCGGATCTTGACCTCGCGGTACTTCATCTCCAGCGCGTCGTAGCTGACGAGCCTGCCCAGCAGCGGCTCACCGATACCGGTGATCAGCTTGATCGCCTCGTTCACCATGATCGAGCCGATCGACGCGCACAGCACGCCCAGCACACCGCCCTCGGCGCACGACGGCACCATGCCGGGCGGCGGTGGCTCGGGGTAGAGGTCGCGGTAGTTGAGGCCCTTGCCGTTCGGCGCGTCCTCCCAGAACACGCTCGCCTGCCCCTCGAACCGGTAGATCGAGCCCCACACATAGGGCTTGCCGGTGAGCACGGCGGCGTCGTTGACCAGGTAGCGCGTCGCGAAGTTGTCGGTGCCGTCGAGGATGAGGTCGTACTGCTCGAACAGCTCCAGCGCGTTGGACGACTCGAGCCGGTCGGTGTGCAGGTGCACCTTGACGAACGGGTTGATCTCGGCGAGCGACTCCTGCGCGGACGCCGCCTTCAGCTTGCCGATGTCGGACTGGCCGTGGATGACCTGGCGGTGCAGGTTCGATTCGTCGACCTCGTCGAAGTCGACGATGCCGAGCGTGCCGACCCCGGCCGCGGCGAGGTACAGCAGCGCCGGGCTGCCGAGGCCGCCGGCACCGATGACCAGCACCTTGGCGTTCTTCAGCCGCTTCTGCCCGGTCATCCCGACGTCCGGGATGATCAGGTGACGGCTGTACCGGGCCACCTCTTCCTTGGTGAGCTCGGCGGCCGGCTCGACGAGCGGCGGCAGCGTGCCTGACATCGGGTCCTCCATCTCGCGTGGATCGCGGGTCGCATCCCAGTATCTACAACACGGAAAGGCCCGAACGCCTTCCCCTGTTCCAGACCCTGGGATATTCCAGCTGATGAGACGGCGCGGACTAAGGTGTCTGATTCGGCCAGGAGCCCGGCTTGCAGACCTTGCCGTCCGCGGGCACCTTGCCACGGTCACCGCCGGGGAGATTGTTCAGCTGCGCCACGAAGTCGTTGGAGACGCCGAACGTCTGCTGCATCATCACCGGCGCGATCCCGCCGTTCTCCTTGCAGCCCACATGCTTTCCGCCGAGGGCATGCCCGACTTCGTGATTGATGGCGTACTGGCGATACCCGGTCATATCGCTCTCGAAGGCCATCGCTCCCCGCACCCAGCGGGCGAGGTTGATCACCACGCGCTTGTCGAAGCTCGCGCGGTAACACGAGGTCTCGTAGGTGATCTGGAACATGCAGACGTCCGCGCGATGCGTCGTGTTCGGTGTGGTGAGGCTCACCCGGAAGCTGGGGTTCGGGTAGCTCGCATCGACGCGCTGGAGCGCCTTCTTGCCGTCCCACGTCCAGCTCTTGGGATTGGACAGGGTGCCCTCCACCATCGCGGCGAAGCTGTCGTCACCGCTGTAGCTGGCCGAATCGATACCGTCCTCGACCTCGACGGTGTACGTGTACAGCTGGCCCGTCCCGACCTTTTCGCCCTTGCCCGGCACCACGTGATAGGTGCCCTTGCCGGACTCGGTGAAGGGGCCGCCCTTGGGCAGGTCCGCGGTCGGGATCTTGA is a genomic window containing:
- the moeZ gene encoding adenylyltransferase/sulfurtransferase MoeZ: MSGTLPPLVEPAAELTKEEVARYSRHLIIPDVGMTGQKRLKNAKVLVIGAGGLGSPALLYLAAAGVGTLGIVDFDEVDESNLHRQVIHGQSDIGKLKAASAQESLAEINPFVKVHLHTDRLESSNALELFEQYDLILDGTDNFATRYLVNDAAVLTGKPYVWGSIYRFEGQASVFWEDAPNGKGLNYRDLYPEPPPPGMVPSCAEGGVLGVLCASIGSIMVNEAIKLITGIGEPLLGRLVSYDALEMKYREVKIRKDPETPKITELIDYEAFCGVVSDEAASAASGHTITPAELKAKFDNGDNFALIDVREPHEYEIVNIKGATLIPKDKILSGEALAELPQDKPIVLHCKSGARSAEALAALHKAGFKDATHLGGGVLAWARQIDQSLPTY
- a CDS encoding DUF3152 domain-containing protein — encoded protein: MDRVKQGAQGEGRRSQYSASARRPPRAQPRATDAPRTGQYRPTAPPSQRLDEDRYRPGGRRTSAQPLSASWKPHEPGAAKTAKRKGKGGIGQFAKTYGWRVYALPILVVITALVVFNTATGPPEPIATDGASLASGDGSDGSAGNGGEPGAGVDGGGDVLPENPAKPVDLKIPTADLPKGGPFTESGKGTYHVVPGKGEKVGTGQLYTYTVEVEDGIDSASYSGDDSFAAMVEGTLSNPKSWTWDGKKALQRVDASYPNPSFRVSLTTPNTTHRADVCMFQITYETSCYRASFDKRVVINLARWVRGAMAFESDMTGYRQYAINHEVGHALGGKHVGCKENGGIAPVMMQQTFGVSNDFVAQLNNLPGGDRGKVPADGKVCKPGSWPNQTP